A stretch of DNA from Hydrogenophaga sp. SL48:
CACTGGGCTATTCGCTGGCCGACCGCAGCTTGCGGCTGCCCGAGGCGAAACAGTTGATCGAGAGGGCCGTGGCTTTGGCGCCCGACGACGCCTACATCCAGGACAGCCTGGGATGGGTCGAGTTCCGCATGGGCAACGCCGGCCGTGCAACGGAAATCCTGCGGGCCGCCTACGCGAAGCGACCGGACGCCGAGATCGCAGCCCACCTCGGCGAGGTGCTGTGGGCGCAAGGGCAACGCGACGAAGCACTCAAGATCTGGCGGGAAGGCCTGCTGCTCGCCAGCGACAACGAAACCTTGCAAAGCACCCTGCAGCGCTTGCGCGTCAAACCATGATCCTGGCGACCGCCTGGCGCGCCATGCGGCGCGGATGTGCCGTGGGAGCATGTGGCGCCGCCTTGCTGCTCGTTGCGTGTGCCACACCCGCACCGACCGCATCCCTCGACGGAGCACCCTACTGGAATGGCCGTCTGGCCCTCACCGTGGACAGCGATCCACCCCAATCTTTTTCGGCGGGTTTTGACCTGCGTGGAACGCCCCAGACGGGGGAGCTGCAGCTCAACTCCCCCTTGGGCACCGCGCTGGCCACCGTTCGCTGGACACCCGAAGGCGCAGAGCTGCTCCAGGGCGACAAAATCACCAGGCGCCCGACACTGGACACCTTGACCACCGAGCTGGGCGGCCATGCACTGCCCGTGGCAGCCCTGTTTGCCTGGCTGCGCGGACACGGTGCGTCGGTCAACGGCTGGCAGGCAGACCTCTCCCGACAAGCCTCCGGGCGCATCGTCGCCAGACGAACACAGCCGCTCCCGACGGCCGAATTGCGCATCGTGTTCCAACCATG
This window harbors:
- a CDS encoding lipoprotein insertase outer membrane protein LolB — encoded protein: MILATAWRAMRRGCAVGACGAALLLVACATPAPTASLDGAPYWNGRLALTVDSDPPQSFSAGFDLRGTPQTGELQLNSPLGTALATVRWTPEGAELLQGDKITRRPTLDTLTTELGGHALPVAALFAWLRGHGASVNGWQADLSRQASGRIVARRTQPLPTAELRIVFQP